TGAAATGCATAATGCACCAGTTTCGTCTTGCTCCCAGTATACTTCAACCATAAGACCTCTTGGGTTTTCTGTAGATTCTGTTCCAGGAATACCAACGTACCTTGCTCCTCTTGGTATCTAAATAAAAAGTCAGATATTCAGAAAACCGACAGATTTCAGTTACCGCTGAAGCCACATATATAATAGACCGAGGTAATAAAAAAGATGGAGAGGAGAAAGAAGTGTGCCTTTGGTGTTTGGGGGATAATTCTATAATCATTCACAATTTTTAACGTTTGAAAATCTAAAGTTAGTCTGAACTTAGAAACCAACCAAAATTTATTTTATCCTAGTTTCGCAGAATTTATTGATGATAAAGTAAACAGAATTTACCTCTAGTAGTAACCCAGATGTTAAACTCAGAGTCACTAAAGTCCCCTCTGCCACTGCACTTTCTAGCTCTGCTCGTTTTGCTATATTTAAAAACACCTCTTCAAGGGTTGTAAGTCCGAGTTGGATGTCTGATATGCCAAACTCTCTTTCCCTATCTTGAAGCTCCTCAAAAAATTTCTGCAAGAAGAATAGGAGTATGTTCAAGAAAGAAGAAACAGAACAAAGATAAACTGTAGTATGCACTAATTATTATGTTCCATATTTACACATTAcaaacacaaaaatgtatctgTTCACTTCAAGGTATTCGGAGATAATTATGAAatggcaaaaaaataaagaatgagTAGTTGGTACATACTGTTAGTTGTCCTTCTTTTTCATGAGGAATAACAAATGTTAAGAAAGATTTGTTCTCCTCTTTGGGTAGTACATCCAAATGCTGCAAAGTAGATCACTGAAGTTAGTCAACAAAACCTTGCTATGCTACAATACGTTAACCACTTTCTAACAAGACATACTTGTTTAAAGAACTGCTTCACAGCCACGTGATGAGGTTCAGTTGCACCATTTGCCTCCCCATTTCTAAGAGTTTGTCCATTCAGAGGAGTTTGTCCTGGAGTGCTCTCAAGGAAGCTCACATTAGCAATAAAACCAGTCCCAAACCGTGATTTCAATCTGATTGATGTTCCAATGCATCGGAGCTTCCCCTTAGCCATAATTGCTATGCGATCCCCTAAAATATCAGCTTCTTCCATTGAGTGAGTTGTAAGAACAATTGCACGCCCTTCCTTAGCATTCTCTATGATGTCCCACACATGCCTCCGGGTGATTGGGTCCATTCCAGTAGTCTGCATATCAAAGGAAATGTCAATGGAATGCATTGAATAAACTTCATGTTTCACAAAAGAAACCTGGGACAAGAGGATCGCGCCATGTGATTAAGGAACTGTTGAGGACCCTCATCAACATGGTGGAAAACTTGCCCCATGTTATACTTAGGTTGGCACAATAAAACCTCTGAAATTTGTTAAAAAGTAAGACATTCAAAAAAAATTGCATACCGGCTCATCCAAGATAACCAGTTTTGGATCTCCAATAAGAGCTATTGCAACACTGAGCCGACGCTTCATCCCTCCACTACAGCTTCCCGCCCTAACTTTTGCTGCATTAGCAAGCTTCACCTCGGCTAGGGATTTATCAACAACCTGTTGTTGCCACTATATCATTTTCCATATACGAGACTCTATTGGGAATATCGATACTTAAATAGTGATGCCACCTTTGAGTAATTCCAGCCATGCATAACTAAAACGGAGCAATTCCAGCCACACATAACTAAAACGGCACATAGCCAGATATAAGAGGTAGAGAAATATCTTTTTTGAGCTATAACGTACCGATTTGATTGTAGCAGGGGGGAGACCTTTAATACTAGCAAAGAGATGAAGGTGTTCTTGTCCGGATAATTCCTCCCAAAGGATATCAAACTAATGAAAAACAACAAACGAGGTCAGTTCAAGTTTCATTTATTTTGAGCATAAGCTACATTTTTAAAATTTTCCTTTTGCAAAGCAAACAATTGGATATGAAAAAGCATACCTGTGGACAAACTCCTATCAACCTTCGAATATTTGACATTCCAACAGAGCTTCGTACAGAATAACCATAAATCAATGCTGTTCAAGAAAAATAGAGAATTCATTTAAGTGACCAAGCCCATCAAAATGTATAACATATAAAAATTAAAAGTACTCATGAAAATTATGATCTTAGTAACTATTACCATCTCCTCCTGTGACGGGTGTATTTCCAGTCAAACAATTAATCGCTGTCGTTTTCCCAGCTCCATTGGGTCCTAGAAGACAAAATAGCTGATCCTTTGCAAAGTTCACCCACAACCCCTAAAGATGGTAAATCGGAAAATGAGAAGAATGATTCCAGTTTTTTATGGGTTGGATATTCTGGCCCTTCATGAATAAGAAAGAAGTTAAAGGCAGGATTGAGATCATGCATTTTTGGTTCAGGCATCTGAGAACCATGGAGGAGGAACAACTAGCATGCCTGCTCTTCATGATTCGACACACTTTGTATCAAGATAAAATTGAATTTACCTTGACAGAATGGTAAGGAGATGTTCTCTTGCATTTACAGCAACCCATATCTAGTGTCCCAGGGTAAGTCTTTGCAAGACCACGTATCTGAACTGCGATACTTGGATCATTACTTCCTTCAGCCATTTGCTGTTTTACGATACTTTCCTCTTCGCGGACATCTTCATCATCTGGATTAGTATCTTCCAATGGTGGAATTGCACCCGTGCAACTACAAATGCCACCCTCTGATAAAAGTGAAGAAAACAATTACTCTCATACACCAAAAACTAAGAACTAGGACAACTTGGAGGAGAAAAATATTTGGAAGTTAAGTAGGTACCTGATACCTTGCCTCCACCTCGTCCAGTCCAGTACCCTGGGTTCAAGAAGTAAAAGCATGATTTTCTGACGCCTGATGCATTTGGGATTATGTTGTCGAAGTACAGAGCCAAAAGAAACCAAAGAAAGAAGGTCGCCACGAACCATGTATATATGTCAGCCTGTTGAGACATGTTTAATTGGGTAAGTGTAATCAATGCAGAAATTTTCCTCTTTTTGTAAGTACATGTCTGAGATATCAAAGTGTGGACATACAATTGTTATCACACAATCAGTCTCAGTCACTGGACACTGTGACCGACCGCTCCAGCTAATCCCACTATCTTCGGAAGTAGCTGTCGCGTCTCCAAGTGTTTTAAGAGCTTTAGCAAGAAGATTAGGAGAGAAGAGAGACCAAACAATCCGATAAATCATAGAGGTGCTATCAGTGTAAGGAAATCCAAATGTTGTAACAAGCTGTTTAGACGAAAGAACAAAGAAACTATTACTGTAGAATATTTTAGTTGAAAACAGTACTGGGAGTTGCTGTATGAATTGAGGGAGTTCATCTTACCTGGGTCAAAAAGCCGACaataaatatggagaaaccaaCCGTCGTTGCCGATGATGCCTTACTAATGAAAGTGGAAATCAGGAACGCTAAGCCAACCTAGCATCACGAGTcagtaaataaaaaattatattaacAGATTAACTACAAAAAAGCTCATAAACCTTATAGCTTGCTGAAGGATAAAGAAGTGATGAAGACTGCATATAACGTACCATATTTATCTGGAAaaggaagaaaacaaagaaaagaactcCAAAACTATTATTTAGGAAAAAGTCGAACTGAAACATCATCCCAAACAGAACAATGAAAAGCGAGGAGATAAAAGTGGTAACAGTCTCCCATGTGAGCCATGACAACCAATAGGCAGTTTCGTAAAGACCCATCGTAGACATAGCCTGCAAGTCCAAACATAAATAATAATGAATACACATTAAATTGATTGGAACAAAGGGATTCTCTATGCAAAAAACTTAAAATATGCAAGGACAATTAAAAGAAGAGAATCATGTCAATACCTGACGCAGCTTAAGTTCTTTCTCTGCGACCAAAGCACCAATTTCAAACACAAACGCAAACATGGCAATCGCAAGGAAGAAGGTTGGTCCAACAATTCCAACCGCTGAGAAAGTTCTAACAGCAGGATGTGCAAACTCCTTAAGCCCAACAGTCCAACTAAAATCTGGAACTGCACACACATCAAGTTCACTACTAATAAGTATGTGGTAGAAGATTCTTCACATAATTCATATAAGGACGATACAAAGAAAGTTTGAATTTCCCACCAATGAAACAACAAGGAAAAAAAGTAAAAAGGCAAAAGAGAATGGAGAACCTTGAAGAAGGGATCTCGCAATCTCACGCTCCGCAGCAATTTGAAGTGGAACTTGAAATTTAAAAGTAGGGTCTTCGCTATTTCCCCGTTTCCTAACAGCAGTTGAGTTTGTTTGAATTCCATAGCTTATTACAGTAGCACTTCTATCCCTGAAATGCAAAGCTCCAGGTACTTGCATAGGATTCTTGAAAAGCCAATTGTCAACCTCCTTACGTGTAATGAATGCTCGAACCTGTACAATTCATAAATGAAACTATATTTAGTCCACCTTTTTAAGGCCAAGTAAAAAGCATTTTATTTCAGCAAAACAACTTCTCAGGTTTAACATACGAAATCTAAATCTTTGTATCACTTATTAAGTAAAGTTGCATTAGTTTTCTAATGACCGAGCCGTCCAACAGAAGCACATATTTGCAGTTTGTTAATTACGGACGTAGACCAAGTAAAATGAAACCTAACTAGATGACCCTTGACCCAAACTCCAATTAGACTTTCGAAATATGAAGAACAGATGGTCTGACATCTGACTCAAAGCCAAAATTCAAGCATTGATCTTTTTTTGCTAATTCTCCAGAATTTGACTTGTTCATATATTCACATCTTGACAACTCACAAGATTTCATCACGTCGAACAAGTCAGATAGAACTAAAAGGTTGATcaaattccttttttgttttttatcttAAGGTTGATCACATTCCCCTTGCTTGAATTAGACATGTCAAATATTCAAACACAAACAGCTGACTCAGAACCCATAAATGTACTGGTGGTGATATTGTTTCCTGCTGACTCGCCTGAATATGAACTAACTCATTATCACTTACCTAGACTGCTAGACAATATATTCATCGAGTCAGACACATGCTGCCCTACAAGGCTACAATTATAAAGCTGACTCAACAACCCTTTATGAGTCAGACATGCAGAAAATTAACCACAAATATCTGACACATATCCAAGTCAGATTCAGACCTTCAGTCAACAAAAAATCCCAAAGAATATTTTATTACTTCACCTTTACAtcacaaaaaatcaaaaaccgATGCACAAAATTCCCTGAAATTCTTCAATTGAAACTCAacaaaaaaaacttgaaaatcCAAAATGAAAGTAAATGAAATTTACCTTATCAGTTTGAATTGGTCTACCAGGATTATTACTCATGATGTTACTAACAATATCTTCAATTCTGGGATTTCCTTTCCCACTCCATATAAAATCGTAACAAGGTTGCTTAACATAAAACTTATCTTCACAGGGTGGTATTGACGGAGAAACCAAAGCTTCTGGATCAAAAACATTTTCGTAGGTAGATGTACCTGAGAATCTAGAACTGATTGCTTTTTCAATAGCAAAGATTAGAAATATGAAGAATAAGGATGAGAATAATTGCATAAACGTTGATCTTTTGTTTCTCCATGAAAGTAGTAAGTTTTTTTTCAGCAATGCTTTGTATTGTTGGTATAATAGAGGTACTCCTCTTAATACTTCTACCATTTTCTTCTCTCTTGAAGGAGAGGAAGAGggagaaatgaaatgaaataagTCCCTTTTAAATTATTAAGGTATTAATAGATTTCATTGTACTACAAGGAAAAACGGCGCGATTTCTTGTGTGGAAGCGTCAAAGagagaaattgaatttttttttttttctctttattttaAACAGTTTTGACTCTTAGAAAGAATGAGTTGAATAATCAACGAAGTTTACTTCTAATGTGACGTTACTTATTACAGTTTACGCCCCTGTCCTAGAAAGTGGACGCACATGGTATTAATCAAAAAAGAAATTCTAATCTGACGTTACTTATTACAGTTTACTTCTTTTCAACATGTCTTGTTGAAAAGAAATTCATGtttcgaaaaaagaaaaaaacgaaaTTCAAACTCTCGTCACTTGTAGACCACCTAGTAACTTTATCACTGTATTATAATGATATCGGCGATAAAATATAATATAGTTTTGATTTGATGCGAGCAATAGTTGGTGGAAATAAACATGATTTACCTATGCAACGTCATTTAATAAACGGAAATGCTATTAAGCTCCCTATTCTCCAC
This genomic stretch from Papaver somniferum cultivar HN1 chromosome 5, ASM357369v1, whole genome shotgun sequence harbors:
- the LOC113281615 gene encoding ABC transporter A family member 2-like yields the protein MVEVLRGVPLLYQQYKALLKKNLLLSWRNKRSTFMQLFSSLFFIFLIFAIEKAISSRFSGTSTYENVFDPEALVSPSIPPCEDKFYVKQPCYDFIWSGKGNPRIEDIVSNIMSNNPGRPIQTDKVRAFITRKEVDNWLFKNPMQVPGALHFRDRSATVISYGIQTNSTAVRKRGNSEDPTFKFQVPLQIAAEREIARSLLQVPDFSWTVGLKEFAHPAVRTFSAVGIVGPTFFLAIAMFAFVFEIGALVAEKELKLRQAMSTMGLYETAYWLSWLTWETVTTFISSLFIVLFGMMFQFDFFLNNSFGVLFFVFFLFQINMVGLAFLISTFISKASSATTVGFSIFIVGFLTQLVTTFGFPYTDSTSMIYRIVWSLFSPNLLAKALKTLGDATATSEDSGISWSGRSQCPVTETDCVITIADIYTWFVATFFLWFLLALYFDNIIPNASGVRKSCFYFLNPGYWTGRGGGKVSEGGICSCTGAIPPLEDTNPDDEDVREEESIVKQQMAEGSNDPSIAVQIRGLAKTYPGTLDMGCCKCKRTSPYHSVKGLWVNFAKDQLFCLLGPNGAGKTTAINCLTGNTPVTGGDALIYGYSVRSSVGMSNIRRLIGVCPQFDILWEELSGQEHLHLFASIKGLPPATIKSVVDKSLAEVKLANAAKVRAGSCSGGMKRRLSVAIALIGDPKLVILDEPTTGMDPITRRHVWDIIENAKEGRAIVLTTHSMEEADILGDRIAIMAKGKLRCIGTSIRLKSRFGTGFIANVSFLESTPGQTPLNGQTLRNGEANGATEPHHVAVKQFFKQHLDVLPKEENKSFLTFVIPHEKEGQLTKFFEELQDREREFGISDIQLGLTTLEEVFLNIAKRAELESAVAEGTLVTLSLTSGLLLEIPRGARYVGIPGTESTENPRGLMVEVYWEQDETGALCISGHSPESTVPRNAQPIAAATTPVLTRQRSFLGRTQLVHGIIFDPAEIEGSNHR